The Anguilla rostrata isolate EN2019 chromosome 18, ASM1855537v3, whole genome shotgun sequence genome has a window encoding:
- the six3a gene encoding homeobox protein SIX3a → MVFRSPLELYPSHFFLPNFADRPLLLASSAPTTRSPEDLSMFQLPTLNFSPEQVASVCETLEETGDIERLGRFLWSLPVAPGACEAINKHESILRARAVVAFHTGNFRDLYHILENHKFTKDSHGKLQAMWLEAHYQEAEKLRGRPLGPVDKYRVRKKFPLPRTIWDGEQKTHCFKERTRSLLREWYLQDPYPNPSKKRELAQATGLTPTQVGNWFKNRRQRDRAAAAKNRLQHQAIGQNGMRSLSESGCTPHSSAESPSTAASPTTSVSSMTERVETGTSILSVTSSDSECDV, encoded by the exons ATGGTTTTCAGATCCCCTTTAGAGCTTTATCCCTCCCATTTCTTCCTGCCAAACTTCGCTGATCGCCCTTTGCTCTTGGCGAGCAGCGCTCCCACCACCAGGTCTCCCGAAGACTTGTCAATGTTTCAGCTACCTACCCTCAACTTCTCTCCGGAGCAAGTGGCGAGCGTCTGCGAGACGCTGGAAGAAACCGGAGATATCGAACGACTGGGACGGTTCCTATGGTCTCTGCCGGTGGCACCTGGCGCATGCGAAGCAATCAACAAGCATGAGTCCATTCTGCGAGCTCGCGCTGTGGTCGCCTTCCACACGGGGAATTTCCGAGACCTGTATCACATCTTGGAGAATCACAAGTTTACGAAGGACTCCCACGGCAAACTGCAGGCCATGTGGCTAGAAGCGCACTATCAGGAGGCCGAGAAACTGCGCGGTCGCCCACTAGGACCGGTTGATAAGTACAGGGTGCGGAAGAAGTTTCCCCTGCCTAGAACCATCTGGGACGGCGAGCAGAAGACTCACTGTTTCAAAGAGCGGACACGCAGCCTCTTAAGGGAGTGGTACCTCCAGGACCCCTACCCGAATCCAAGCAAGAAAAGGGAACTGGCTCAAGCCACTGGACTCACTCCTACGCAAGTGGGGAATTGGTTTAAAAATCGGAGGCAAAGAGACAGAGCCGCGGCAGCTAAAAACAG GCTTCAGCACCAAGCAATAGGACAGAATGGCATGCGATCTCTGTCAGAATCCGGGTGTACCCCGCACAGCTCGGCCGAATCGCCATCAACCGCGGCCAGTCCGACTACCAGCGTTTCAAGTATGACAGAGCGAGTCGAAACCGGCACGTCCATTCTCTCAGTGACATCGAGTGACTCAGAATGCGATGTATGA